One window from the genome of Natronomonas pharaonis DSM 2160 encodes:
- the eif1A gene encoding translation initiation factor eIF-1A, translating to MSDNEGRKNLRMPEGDEVFAVVTNMLGANRVKVRCMDGTERTARIPGRMQKRIWIREDDVVLVEPWDWQDEKADVVWRYEKQEADQLREEGHITDSV from the coding sequence ATGAGCGACAACGAGGGCCGAAAGAACCTCCGGATGCCGGAGGGAGACGAGGTGTTCGCCGTCGTGACAAACATGCTCGGGGCAAACCGGGTCAAGGTCCGGTGCATGGACGGCACAGAGCGAACGGCGCGGATTCCCGGCCGGATGCAAAAGCGCATCTGGATACGGGAAGACGACGTCGTGCTCGTCGAGCCGTGGGACTGGCAGGACGAGAAAGCCGACGTCGTCTGGCGCTACGAAAAGCAGGAAGCCGACCAGCTCCGCGAGGAAGGCCACATCACAGACAGCGTCTAG
- a CDS encoding NCS2 family permease — MGVGDSLAAYFDFDEYGTDYRTETVAGATTFLAMAYIIVVNPAILSEAIMTDPPAGMNQGEVIQMLAVVTILASVAAILVMAFYAKRPFGLAPGMGLNAFFAFTVVIGLGVPWQVALAAVFVEGLIFIALTAIGARRYVIELFPEPVKFAVGAGIGIFLLFLGLQEMNVVAAYPDGTLVELGNFLLEPAALVAVAGLGLTLFLYARGIKGSIIVGILTTAAAGWVAALMLPNGEEQFAPPAYADVQEQGFVPYLLDVQYNFLPLVEGFVSGLGQITEDPLVFLLVVFTFFVVDFFDTAGTLIGVSGVAGFLDDDGNLPDIDKPLMADAVGTTVGAVIGTSTVTTFIESSTGVEEGGRTGFTALVVGLLFLASLAVVPLVSLMPLYATYIALVVVGIIMLQGVADIDWEDPVWAISGGLTITVMPLTASIADGLAAGILSYPLIKTAVGERRDVTLGQWILALALVAYYVFFFLADGGFVAF, encoded by the coding sequence ATGGGCGTAGGTGATTCGCTGGCGGCGTACTTCGACTTCGACGAGTACGGAACGGATTACAGGACCGAAACAGTGGCTGGCGCGACGACGTTCCTCGCGATGGCGTATATCATCGTCGTCAACCCGGCCATCCTCTCGGAAGCGATTATGACCGACCCGCCGGCCGGGATGAATCAGGGCGAGGTCATCCAGATGCTCGCTGTCGTCACCATCCTTGCGTCGGTTGCGGCTATTCTCGTGATGGCGTTCTACGCGAAACGGCCGTTTGGGCTGGCACCCGGGATGGGGCTAAACGCCTTCTTCGCGTTCACCGTCGTTATCGGCTTGGGCGTGCCGTGGCAAGTCGCGCTCGCAGCGGTGTTCGTCGAGGGGTTGATATTTATCGCGTTGACCGCCATCGGCGCACGGCGGTACGTCATCGAACTGTTCCCCGAGCCGGTGAAGTTCGCTGTCGGCGCCGGTATCGGTATCTTCCTGCTGTTTCTCGGGCTGCAGGAGATGAATGTTGTCGCGGCGTATCCTGATGGAACGCTGGTTGAACTCGGTAACTTCCTGCTTGAGCCGGCGGCACTCGTCGCCGTTGCCGGACTCGGACTGACGCTGTTTCTCTATGCACGCGGCATCAAGGGGTCGATTATCGTCGGTATTCTCACGACCGCCGCGGCCGGCTGGGTCGCCGCGCTGATGCTCCCAAACGGCGAAGAGCAGTTCGCGCCGCCGGCCTACGCCGACGTTCAGGAACAGGGCTTCGTGCCGTATCTCCTCGATGTCCAGTATAATTTCCTCCCGCTCGTCGAGGGGTTCGTAAGCGGCCTCGGGCAGATAACCGAGGACCCGCTTGTCTTCCTGCTTGTGGTCTTTACGTTCTTCGTGGTGGACTTCTTCGATACCGCGGGCACACTCATCGGCGTCTCCGGCGTGGCCGGGTTCCTTGACGACGACGGGAACCTCCCCGACATCGACAAGCCGCTGATGGCCGACGCCGTCGGAACGACCGTTGGCGCGGTAATCGGCACCTCGACGGTGACGACGTTCATCGAATCATCGACCGGTGTCGAGGAAGGCGGTCGGACGGGCTTTACCGCCCTCGTGGTCGGACTCCTGTTCCTCGCTTCGCTCGCCGTCGTGCCGCTCGTGAGCCTCATGCCGCTGTATGCGACCTACATCGCACTCGTCGTCGTCGGTATCATCATGCTGCAGGGTGTCGCCGACATCGACTGGGAAGACCCCGTCTGGGCCATCTCCGGCGGCCTCACGATTACGGTGATGCCGCTGACAGCCTCTATCGCCGACGGGCTCGCGGCGGGTATCCTCAGCTATCCGCTCATCAAGACCGCGGTCGGAGAGCGACGTGACGTGACGCTCGGCCAGTGGATTCTGGCGCTGGCGCTTGTCGCCTACTACGTGTTCTTCTTCCTCGCCGACGGCGGTTTCGTGGCGTTCTGA
- the pyrE gene encoding orotate phosphoribosyltransferase codes for MANQELIDALRDAEAVKFGEFELSHGGTSEYYVDKYVFETDPGCLRQIADAFADRVGDAKLAGVALGAVPLVAATAVETDSPYVIVRKQKKEYGTGNQIEGDFDAGEEVVVLEDIATTGQSAIDAVEALREAGATVDRVIVVVDREEGARENLAEHDIELESLVTASDLLADR; via the coding sequence ATGGCAAACCAAGAGCTCATCGACGCGCTCCGGGACGCCGAGGCTGTGAAGTTCGGCGAGTTCGAACTCTCCCACGGCGGCACGTCCGAATACTACGTCGATAAGTACGTCTTCGAAACCGACCCCGGCTGTCTGCGGCAGATTGCCGATGCCTTCGCCGACCGTGTCGGCGACGCAAAGCTGGCCGGCGTCGCGCTGGGTGCGGTACCGCTTGTCGCTGCAACGGCCGTTGAGACGGACAGCCCCTACGTCATCGTCCGAAAGCAAAAAAAGGAGTACGGGACGGGCAACCAGATAGAGGGTGACTTCGACGCCGGCGAGGAGGTCGTCGTCCTCGAAGATATCGCAACGACGGGCCAAAGCGCCATCGACGCAGTCGAGGCACTCCGGGAGGCCGGCGCGACCGTCGACCGCGTCATCGTCGTCGTCGACCGCGAGGAGGGCGCTCGGGAGAACCTCGCCGAACACGACATCGAACTCGAATCGCTCGTGACGGCCTCGGACCTATTGGCTGACCGGTAG
- a CDS encoding phosphoribosyltransferase family protein produces MNRSEKAALQLRAVDVLRTLKETRTYEELADETGLPAGDLNRYVNGHVLPSETRARDIVDSAGRELLATELNARIAVDEEGYVDNTRVVFDQSLLSLVPPVAAEGLGIDPPDTVLTAATDGITLAAAMARYFGARCAYAKQSRETAVEEFIEARQRLASGIEIDYYLPESAIDAGDSVLVVDDLIRSGETQELLLDIAGSADADVIGVFALIAVGDEGIQRARRHTDAPVGALVERNG; encoded by the coding sequence ATGAACCGCTCGGAGAAGGCAGCCCTCCAGTTGCGCGCCGTCGACGTGTTGCGGACGCTGAAAGAGACCCGGACCTACGAGGAACTCGCCGACGAGACCGGGCTGCCGGCCGGTGACCTAAACCGGTATGTGAACGGCCACGTGCTGCCGAGCGAGACGCGGGCGCGTGACATCGTCGACAGCGCCGGGCGCGAACTGCTGGCGACGGAGCTGAATGCCCGCATCGCCGTCGACGAGGAGGGCTATGTCGACAACACCCGAGTGGTCTTCGACCAGTCGCTGCTGTCGCTTGTGCCGCCGGTCGCGGCTGAGGGCCTCGGTATCGACCCACCGGACACCGTACTGACAGCCGCAACCGACGGCATCACGCTCGCGGCGGCGATGGCGCGGTACTTCGGGGCGCGTTGTGCCTACGCCAAGCAGTCCCGGGAGACAGCCGTCGAGGAGTTCATCGAGGCCAGACAGCGACTCGCTTCGGGCATCGAGATAGATTACTATTTGCCCGAAAGCGCCATCGACGCGGGCGACTCCGTGCTCGTCGTCGACGACCTCATCCGGTCGGGCGAGACACAGGAACTGCTGTTGGACATCGCCGGGTCGGCTGATGCCGACGTGATAGGCGTCTTCGCGCTCATCGCCGTCGGCGACGAAGGAATCCAGCGGGCGCGTCGCCACACCGACGCCCCGGTCGGCGCGCTTGTCGAACGGAACGGGTAA
- a CDS encoding DoxX family protein encodes MVDDNTDQSLSFGRLLFGAGLALQASEDFREMDETVEYAESAGVPVPDVLAPLASGMMLVGGIGVALWRFPRIATGAVVTFLAVVTPTMHDFWNAEPGDRSGERLAFFGNLAMLGAALAYLRKAYR; translated from the coding sequence ATGGTAGACGATAACACAGACCAATCGCTGTCGTTCGGCCGGCTACTCTTCGGAGCCGGACTAGCGCTACAGGCCAGCGAAGACTTCCGAGAGATGGACGAGACGGTCGAGTACGCCGAATCAGCCGGCGTTCCGGTGCCGGACGTCCTCGCACCGCTGGCTTCGGGGATGATGCTCGTCGGCGGCATCGGGGTGGCGCTGTGGCGGTTTCCGCGGATAGCGACCGGTGCTGTCGTGACGTTTCTCGCCGTCGTGACGCCGACGATGCACGACTTCTGGAACGCCGAGCCGGGTGACCGGTCCGGAGAGCGACTGGCCTTCTTCGGCAATCTGGCGATGCTCGGCGCGGCGCTGGCGTACCTCCGAAAAGCCTACCGCTAG
- a CDS encoding glutaredoxin family protein produces MANITLYELAGCPYCKKVIDKLDELGLDYDSIEVPRSHSDRTEVEDVSGQTGVPVIIDEEHGIEGMPESDDIVEYLEETYGS; encoded by the coding sequence ATGGCAAACATCACACTGTACGAGCTGGCGGGGTGTCCGTACTGCAAGAAAGTCATCGACAAGCTCGACGAGTTGGGACTCGACTACGACAGCATCGAGGTGCCGCGGTCCCACAGCGACCGAACGGAGGTCGAAGACGTAAGCGGCCAGACGGGCGTCCCGGTCATCATCGACGAGGAGCACGGTATCGAAGGAATGCCCGAGTCAGACGATATCGTTGAGTATCTCGAAGAAACCTACGGGAGCTGA